In one Corallococcus sp. EGB genomic region, the following are encoded:
- a CDS encoding tol-pal system YbgF family protein, with protein MRPFLFRLFAAVALSAPTACATTAASQTEVGRLEAEVRTLRASQASLLERLERLENRDAVSRARSVTPAPASASTPAATASVKPEAASSEGGDALSLAPAELTVVRLKPKKEPAPRINTAVAVVEPDADQMEMFISPVEGSSGTGSVTPARMEPPEKDPDILDAEYERAVAMLRTGNVEGGVEQLTRFAAENPRHPRADNALYFAGLGQMGLKDPTGAAKTFERLIKTYPAGDAVQDGMLRLAECRVRLNQAVDARALYTRVVTQFPGTAAATQAEQRLAALSP; from the coding sequence GTGCGTCCCTTCCTCTTCCGCCTGTTTGCCGCCGTCGCGCTGTCCGCGCCGACCGCCTGCGCCACCACCGCTGCGTCGCAGACGGAAGTGGGCCGGCTGGAGGCGGAGGTGCGCACGCTGCGCGCCTCCCAGGCCTCGCTGCTGGAGCGCCTGGAGCGGCTGGAGAACCGCGACGCCGTCTCCCGCGCGCGGAGCGTCACCCCGGCTCCCGCCTCGGCTTCGACCCCGGCGGCCACCGCGAGCGTGAAGCCGGAGGCCGCTTCGTCCGAAGGGGGCGACGCGCTGAGCCTGGCGCCCGCGGAGCTGACGGTGGTGCGGCTCAAGCCGAAGAAGGAACCGGCGCCGCGCATCAACACGGCGGTGGCGGTGGTGGAGCCGGACGCGGATCAGATGGAGATGTTCATCTCCCCGGTGGAGGGCTCGTCTGGGACGGGCTCCGTCACGCCGGCCCGCATGGAGCCGCCGGAGAAGGATCCGGACATCCTCGACGCCGAATACGAGCGCGCGGTGGCCATGCTGCGCACCGGCAACGTGGAGGGCGGCGTGGAGCAGCTCACGCGCTTCGCCGCGGAGAACCCGCGCCACCCCCGCGCCGACAACGCCCTGTACTTCGCCGGCCTGGGCCAGATGGGCCTCAAGGACCCCACGGGCGCGGCGAAGACGTTCGAACGGCTCATCAAGACCTATCCCGCCGGGGACGCCGTCCAGGACGGCATGCTCCGGCTCGCGGAGTGCCGGGTGCGGCTGAACCAGGCCGTGGATGCCCGAGCCCTCTATACCCGCGTCGTCACCCAGTTCCCGGGGACGGCCGCCGCCACGCAAGCGGAGCAGCGGCTCGCCGCGCTCTCGCCGTAA
- the topA gene encoding type I DNA topoisomerase codes for MATRKKTQAAETETAAEETPKKAASKKPAAKKSAKKKTAAKKTTAKKKTAARRRGADGDELPTVDADADAEEEVPERRGKGPHYLVVVESPAKAKTIKKYLGSGYTVKASVGHVKDLPKSKMGVDVEDDFKPEYTVIKGKEKVLNELKKMAKTVDRVFLATDPDREGEAIAWHIKEELGHPDSLRVTFNEITKRAVQDAIAQPRQLNQDNYDSQQTRRILDRLVGYQISPLLWKKIRRGLSAGRVQSVAVRLIVEREAEIKAFQPEEYWTLDALVQGPQGPPPFKAKLSRVDGKKVELKDRATTDALVAELKDSPFTVTKVDRKERRRNAPAPFITSKLQQEAANRLHFTAKKTMTLAQKLYEGVPLGEEGQTALITYMRTDSTRLSDDAVTQVRDFIGKKFGADYLPPEPMVYKSRKGAQDAHEAIRPTSLEYPPERVKAFFEAMDELDMFRLYELIWNRFVACQMKAAVYDQTSADITAGRATFRASGSTLKFPGYLGVYGAGLTPEEEAAAEKAKAAGEEGAEDAVGELPPLNEGEVLTLDKLLNEQHFTQPPPRFSEATLVKELEERGIGRPSTYAAILSNIQDKKYVEKLESRFRPTDLGQMTNEMLVKHFPHEMDITFTASMEEKLDQISDGGASWKTVLHDFYGPFKETLEKAEAEMRDVKREEIKTDIACEKCGNPFVIKFGKMGHFLACSNYPDCKNTKDFKRDAEGKIVIVEEETTDEKCEKCGKPMVIKRGRFGRFMACSGYPDCKTSKPISIGVNCPECKVGYLTERRSGRGKIFFGCNRYPECKFAAWDRPLAEACPQCASPYLLQKFSKRDGAYIACPNKECDYRREVVEPAVPGANVEAAPAPTPAAGT; via the coding sequence ATGGCCACGCGGAAGAAGACACAGGCGGCAGAGACCGAGACGGCTGCGGAGGAGACGCCCAAGAAGGCGGCCTCCAAGAAGCCGGCGGCCAAGAAGTCCGCCAAGAAGAAGACGGCCGCGAAGAAGACGACCGCCAAGAAGAAGACGGCGGCCCGCCGCCGTGGCGCGGACGGGGACGAGCTGCCCACCGTGGACGCGGACGCGGACGCCGAAGAGGAAGTGCCCGAGCGCCGTGGCAAGGGCCCCCACTACCTGGTGGTGGTGGAGTCTCCCGCCAAGGCGAAGACCATCAAGAAGTACCTGGGCTCCGGCTACACGGTGAAGGCGTCCGTGGGCCATGTGAAGGACCTGCCCAAGAGCAAGATGGGCGTGGACGTGGAGGACGACTTCAAGCCCGAGTACACGGTCATCAAGGGCAAGGAGAAGGTCCTCAACGAGCTGAAGAAGATGGCCAAGACGGTGGACCGCGTCTTCCTGGCGACGGACCCCGACCGCGAGGGCGAGGCCATTGCCTGGCACATCAAGGAGGAGCTGGGTCACCCGGACTCCCTGCGGGTGACCTTCAACGAGATCACCAAGCGCGCCGTGCAGGACGCCATCGCGCAGCCGCGCCAGCTCAACCAGGACAACTACGACTCGCAGCAGACCCGCCGCATCCTGGACCGGCTCGTCGGCTATCAAATCTCGCCGCTGCTCTGGAAGAAGATCCGCCGCGGCCTGTCCGCCGGCCGCGTGCAGTCCGTGGCGGTGCGCCTGATCGTGGAGCGCGAGGCGGAGATCAAGGCCTTCCAGCCCGAGGAGTACTGGACGCTGGACGCGCTGGTGCAGGGCCCGCAGGGGCCGCCGCCCTTCAAGGCGAAGCTGTCCCGCGTGGACGGCAAGAAGGTGGAGCTCAAGGACCGCGCCACCACGGACGCGCTCGTGGCGGAGCTGAAGGACTCCCCCTTCACCGTGACGAAGGTGGACCGCAAGGAGCGCCGCCGCAACGCGCCCGCGCCGTTCATCACCTCCAAGCTCCAGCAGGAGGCGGCGAACCGGCTGCACTTCACCGCCAAGAAGACGATGACGCTGGCGCAGAAGCTGTACGAAGGCGTGCCGCTGGGGGAGGAGGGCCAGACGGCGCTCATCACGTACATGCGCACGGACTCCACGCGCCTGTCCGACGACGCCGTGACGCAGGTGCGCGACTTCATCGGCAAGAAGTTCGGCGCGGACTACCTGCCGCCGGAGCCCATGGTCTACAAGAGCCGCAAGGGCGCCCAGGACGCGCACGAGGCCATCCGGCCCACGTCCCTGGAGTACCCGCCCGAGCGCGTGAAGGCCTTCTTCGAGGCCATGGACGAGCTGGACATGTTCCGGCTCTACGAGCTCATCTGGAACCGCTTCGTCGCGTGCCAGATGAAGGCCGCCGTCTATGATCAGACGAGCGCGGACATCACCGCGGGCCGCGCCACCTTCCGCGCGTCCGGCAGCACGCTGAAGTTCCCCGGCTACCTGGGCGTCTACGGCGCCGGCCTCACGCCGGAAGAAGAGGCCGCGGCGGAGAAGGCCAAGGCCGCGGGTGAAGAGGGCGCCGAGGACGCGGTGGGCGAACTGCCGCCCCTCAACGAGGGCGAAGTCCTCACGCTGGACAAGCTGCTCAACGAACAGCACTTCACCCAGCCGCCCCCGCGCTTCAGCGAAGCGACGCTGGTGAAGGAGCTGGAGGAGCGCGGCATCGGGCGTCCGTCCACGTACGCGGCCATCCTCTCCAACATCCAGGACAAGAAGTACGTGGAGAAGCTGGAGAGCCGCTTCCGTCCCACCGACCTGGGGCAGATGACCAACGAGATGCTGGTCAAGCACTTCCCCCATGAGATGGACATCACGTTCACGGCCAGCATGGAGGAGAAGCTGGATCAGATCTCCGACGGCGGCGCGTCCTGGAAGACGGTGCTGCACGACTTCTACGGCCCCTTCAAGGAGACGCTGGAGAAGGCCGAAGCGGAGATGCGCGACGTCAAGCGCGAGGAGATCAAGACCGACATCGCGTGCGAGAAGTGCGGCAACCCGTTCGTCATCAAGTTCGGGAAGATGGGCCACTTCCTCGCCTGCTCCAACTACCCCGACTGCAAGAACACCAAGGACTTCAAGCGGGACGCGGAAGGGAAGATCGTCATCGTGGAGGAGGAGACCACGGACGAGAAGTGCGAGAAGTGCGGCAAGCCCATGGTGATCAAGCGCGGCCGCTTCGGGCGCTTCATGGCGTGCTCGGGCTACCCGGACTGCAAGACGTCCAAGCCCATCTCCATCGGCGTCAACTGCCCCGAGTGCAAGGTGGGCTACCTCACCGAGCGCCGCAGCGGCCGCGGGAAGATCTTCTTCGGCTGCAACCGGTATCCGGAGTGCAAGTTCGCCGCGTGGGACCGGCCGCTCGCGGAAGCCTGCCCGCAGTGCGCCTCGCCCTACCTGCTGCAGAAGTTCTCCAAGCGGGATGGCGCCTACATCGCCTGCCCCAACAAGGAATGCGACTACCGCCGCGAGGTGGTGGAGCCCGCCGTTCCGGGGGCCAACGTGGAGGCCGCCCCGGCCCCCACGCCCGCCGCCGGGACCTGA
- a CDS encoding biopolymer transporter ExbD, whose product MAFHYSRRKLKPREEEEAGELNIVPYLDILMNLIIFMLLSITGLTAFGALNVNAPSYGATAGAGGDAEGPKLNLSVLISHQGLIVRGDSPEIPATEGGAPTVPLRADGTQDFAALNAQMVKLKAAFPQETKVIVAADPDIPYEALIQTMDALRETPGTAAERKLLFPDVTLGVL is encoded by the coding sequence ATGGCGTTCCACTACTCGCGCCGGAAGCTGAAGCCGAGGGAAGAGGAGGAGGCGGGCGAGCTGAACATCGTCCCGTACCTCGACATCCTCATGAACCTCATCATCTTCATGCTGCTGTCCATCACCGGCCTCACCGCCTTTGGCGCGCTCAACGTGAACGCGCCCAGCTACGGCGCCACGGCGGGCGCGGGCGGGGACGCGGAGGGGCCCAAGCTGAACCTGTCCGTGCTGATCTCCCACCAGGGGCTCATCGTCCGGGGCGACAGCCCGGAGATTCCGGCCACGGAGGGTGGGGCGCCCACGGTGCCCCTGCGCGCGGATGGCACGCAGGACTTCGCCGCGCTGAACGCGCAGATGGTGAAGCTCAAGGCGGCCTTCCCGCAGGAGACGAAGGTCATCGTCGCGGCGGATCCGGACATCCCCTACGAGGCGCTGATCCAGACGATGGACGCCCTGCGTGAGACGCCGGGCACCGCCGCCGAGCGCAAGCTGCTCTTCCCCGACGTCACCCTGGGCGTCCTCTAG
- a CDS encoding diguanylate cyclase, with protein sequence MALGSETIGRKLLWSIALPGLVVALLGVGHFSREARQAVREGTHLEALSLAEAVASTFMLPQTPGAAPHSAVAEVLSSDTRLFRSVEDLRVLTPDGRIRWSRKPAEQGHPHPEAARLSATGPETARSSDHGTEVVRPLGGPECSGCHTGEAAQRMGVLQVRLGEPALHRQLQTVFQDALGAMVLFVGILGLVTWLSLRFVLTAPLKRLSEAMGRAADGDLLVRAEARGTDEISRLGAAFNQMLARLTSMKVEEIDTHRDLQLVKEKLALKDELEERLRELSLLFDVARSLNTTLELDELLSRITRMVVERLHIQDFSIMLLNEEGMLEVKHAWPQGQGLEGHTFAMGEGACGRAAQTRKAVYLPDLTDSTSIFARRGLRGGTEQGSLLAVPMVHAETLLGVINFQRPETASFSKEEIELFTAVADQAATAVTNARLHAETVKLTLTDALTGVPNRRHLFQRLDLELARAQRFGVPLALLMVDVDHFKRLNDLAGHRAGDETLRRVSDVLRTRARKVDTLGRYGGEEFVLLLPQVSKATAVEVAETLRRAVADAVTLSRPGLPGGHVTVSIGVAHYPTDATAQDALVDSADAALYCSKRTGRNRVTAFEPGMEVHPGRERSINAPPADAPSTPASPTGIAKA encoded by the coding sequence ATGGCCCTCGGTTCCGAGACGATTGGCAGGAAGCTCTTGTGGAGCATCGCGCTGCCCGGGTTGGTGGTGGCGCTCCTGGGCGTGGGCCACTTCTCCCGCGAGGCGCGACAGGCGGTGCGGGAGGGCACGCACCTGGAGGCGCTCTCGCTGGCGGAGGCGGTCGCCTCCACCTTCATGCTTCCGCAGACTCCGGGGGCGGCGCCGCACAGCGCGGTGGCGGAGGTGCTGTCGTCGGACACGCGGCTGTTCCGCTCCGTGGAGGACCTGCGGGTGCTGACGCCGGACGGGCGCATCCGCTGGAGCCGCAAGCCCGCCGAGCAGGGCCACCCGCATCCGGAGGCCGCGCGGCTGTCCGCGACGGGGCCGGAGACGGCGCGCTCCAGCGACCACGGCACGGAGGTGGTGCGGCCCCTGGGCGGCCCGGAGTGCTCCGGCTGTCACACCGGCGAGGCCGCGCAGCGCATGGGCGTGCTCCAGGTGCGCCTGGGCGAGCCCGCGCTGCACCGCCAGCTCCAGACGGTGTTCCAGGACGCGCTGGGCGCGATGGTGCTCTTCGTGGGCATCCTGGGGCTCGTGACGTGGCTGTCCCTGCGCTTCGTGCTCACCGCGCCGCTCAAGCGGCTGAGCGAGGCCATGGGGCGCGCGGCGGACGGCGACCTGCTGGTGCGCGCGGAGGCCCGGGGCACGGATGAGATCTCCCGGCTGGGCGCGGCCTTCAACCAGATGCTCGCGCGGCTCACCTCCATGAAGGTGGAGGAGATCGACACGCACCGCGACCTGCAGCTGGTGAAGGAGAAGCTGGCGCTGAAGGACGAGTTGGAGGAGCGCCTGCGGGAGCTGTCGCTGCTGTTCGACGTGGCGCGCTCGCTCAACACCACGCTGGAGCTGGACGAGCTGTTGTCGCGCATCACCCGCATGGTGGTGGAGCGGCTGCACATCCAGGACTTCTCCATCATGCTCCTCAACGAGGAGGGCATGCTGGAGGTGAAGCACGCGTGGCCGCAGGGCCAGGGCCTGGAGGGCCACACCTTCGCCATGGGCGAGGGCGCGTGCGGCCGGGCCGCGCAGACGCGCAAGGCGGTGTACCTGCCGGACCTCACGGACAGCACCAGCATCTTCGCGCGGCGCGGCCTGCGCGGCGGCACCGAGCAGGGCTCGCTCCTGGCGGTGCCCATGGTGCACGCGGAGACGCTGTTGGGCGTCATCAACTTCCAGCGCCCGGAGACGGCGAGCTTCTCCAAGGAGGAGATCGAGCTCTTCACCGCGGTGGCGGATCAGGCCGCGACGGCGGTGACGAACGCACGCCTGCACGCGGAGACGGTGAAGCTCACGCTGACGGACGCGCTCACGGGCGTGCCCAACCGCCGTCACCTCTTCCAGCGGTTGGACCTGGAGCTGGCGCGGGCCCAGCGCTTCGGCGTGCCGCTGGCGCTGCTGATGGTGGACGTGGACCACTTCAAGCGGCTCAACGACCTGGCCGGCCACCGCGCTGGCGACGAGACGCTGCGCCGGGTCTCCGACGTGCTGCGAACCCGCGCGCGCAAGGTGGACACGCTGGGACGCTACGGCGGCGAGGAGTTCGTGCTGCTGCTGCCGCAGGTGTCCAAGGCCACGGCGGTGGAGGTCGCGGAGACGCTGCGCCGCGCGGTGGCGGACGCCGTCACGCTCAGCCGTCCGGGGCTGCCTGGAGGCCACGTCACGGTGTCCATCGGCGTCGCGCACTACCCCACGGACGCGACGGCGCAGGACGCGCTGGTGGACTCCGCGGACGCGGCGCTCTACTGCAGCAAGCGCACCGGGCGCAACCGGGTGACGGCGTTCGAGCCCGGCATGGAGGTGCACCCCGGCCGCGAGCGCAGCATCAATGCGCCGCCCGCGGACGCGCCCTCCACGCCCGCTTCGCCCACGGGCATCGCGAAGGCCTGA
- the pgeF gene encoding peptidoglycan editing factor PgeF, which produces MSTPVFLTSALLPVPHGFATRAGGVSEGPYASLNLGFSVGDERPRVEENHRRLARAAGAQLGSLCRVSQVHGDTVLEARGEADEVLRPTLGEADALWTQGEGSWVAVGTADCVPVLLVDPRGRRVAAVHSGWRGTDLEISARAVETLAARGSRPEDLLAAVGPCIQACCYEVSPELGDRFRARFGAEVVRGGARPHLDLPRAVKASLVKAGMRVDRVDVLQACTACDPERFFSHRRDAGRTGRHLNFVVHRF; this is translated from the coding sequence ATGTCCACGCCCGTGTTCCTCACGTCCGCGCTGCTGCCGGTGCCGCACGGCTTCGCCACGCGCGCGGGTGGGGTGTCCGAAGGGCCCTACGCGTCGCTGAACCTGGGCTTCTCCGTGGGCGACGAGCGCCCTCGCGTCGAGGAGAACCACCGCCGGCTGGCCCGGGCCGCGGGCGCGCAGCTGGGCTCGCTCTGCCGGGTGTCGCAGGTGCACGGCGACACGGTGCTGGAGGCGCGCGGTGAAGCGGACGAGGTGCTGCGCCCGACGCTGGGGGAAGCCGACGCGCTGTGGACGCAAGGGGAGGGGAGCTGGGTGGCGGTGGGGACCGCGGATTGCGTGCCGGTGCTGCTGGTGGATCCGCGAGGCCGCCGCGTGGCGGCGGTGCACTCGGGCTGGCGGGGCACGGACCTGGAGATCAGCGCCCGCGCGGTGGAGACACTGGCGGCGCGAGGCAGCCGGCCGGAGGACCTGCTGGCGGCGGTGGGCCCCTGCATCCAGGCGTGCTGCTATGAGGTGTCGCCGGAGCTGGGCGACCGCTTCCGCGCGCGCTTCGGCGCGGAGGTCGTCCGTGGAGGTGCCAGACCCCACCTGGACCTTCCACGGGCAGTGAAGGCGTCGTTGGTGAAGGCGGGCATGCGGGTGGACCGGGTGGACGTGCTACAGGCCTGTACGGCGTGTGATCCGGAGCGGTTCTTCTCCCACCGCCGGGACGCGGGGCGCACCGGGCGGCACCTCAACTTCGTGGTGCACCGCTTCTAG
- a CDS encoding LysM peptidoglycan-binding domain-containing protein: MRSRILASLLVPLTVAPAWTAFAQDAQEDESQPSSETEGQDISDDVEQRPTSVTLPPGAPQGRESAPGQVHTVETGDTLWDLSQRYLGSPWYWPKVWSYNPQIANPHWIYPGNNVKFYPGGEEVPSRVESTELPSEDVAAPTDVSGGSLVSVVGKIGYDPASARPVVTKGFVTARELDEAGKIEGSASEALMLSAPDKVYLRFKKRGSAKIGDRYVIFHTVEEVKHPVTHARTGYLTELLGTVQVVAINNDVVTARITETWDPISRGDLVGPSSEKLVERIAPKPNSKEIPGYVLTPMTPGQTLLGEHHFIVVDRGTADGVQVGNTFTIERRGDPSLDVLGRTDYKMGDAGKGQKTYPWEAVAQCMVTEVRERTSNCLVTRSLVEISAGDRATMRKDGTPTASR; the protein is encoded by the coding sequence ATGCGCTCCCGGATCCTCGCCTCCCTGCTCGTGCCCCTCACCGTCGCGCCGGCATGGACGGCTTTCGCCCAGGACGCGCAGGAGGACGAATCCCAGCCCTCCTCCGAGACGGAAGGGCAGGACATCTCCGACGACGTGGAGCAGCGCCCCACGTCCGTCACGCTCCCGCCCGGCGCCCCGCAGGGCCGTGAGAGCGCGCCCGGCCAGGTGCACACCGTCGAGACGGGCGACACGCTGTGGGACCTGTCCCAGCGCTACCTGGGCAGCCCCTGGTACTGGCCCAAGGTCTGGTCCTACAACCCGCAGATCGCCAACCCGCACTGGATCTACCCGGGCAACAACGTGAAGTTCTACCCGGGCGGCGAGGAGGTGCCGTCGCGCGTGGAGTCCACGGAGCTGCCCTCGGAGGACGTGGCGGCGCCCACGGACGTGAGCGGCGGCAGCCTGGTGTCGGTGGTCGGGAAGATCGGCTACGACCCCGCCAGCGCGCGCCCGGTCGTGACCAAGGGCTTCGTGACGGCGCGCGAGCTGGACGAGGCGGGCAAGATCGAGGGCTCGGCCTCCGAGGCGCTGATGCTCTCCGCGCCGGACAAGGTCTATCTGCGCTTCAAGAAGCGCGGCAGCGCCAAGATCGGTGACCGCTACGTCATCTTCCATACCGTGGAAGAGGTGAAGCACCCGGTGACCCACGCGCGCACGGGCTACCTCACGGAGCTGCTGGGCACGGTGCAGGTCGTCGCCATCAACAACGACGTGGTGACCGCACGCATCACGGAGACGTGGGACCCCATCTCCCGTGGCGACCTGGTCGGCCCCTCCAGCGAGAAGCTGGTGGAGCGCATCGCCCCCAAGCCCAACAGCAAGGAGATCCCCGGCTACGTGCTCACGCCGATGACGCCGGGCCAGACGCTGCTGGGCGAGCACCACTTCATCGTCGTGGACCGCGGCACCGCGGACGGCGTGCAGGTGGGCAACACCTTCACCATCGAGCGCCGTGGCGACCCCAGCCTGGATGTGCTCGGCCGCACCGACTACAAGATGGGCGACGCGGGCAAGGGCCAGAAGACCTACCCCTGGGAGGCCGTGGCCCAGTGCATGGTCACCGAAGTGCGTGAGCGCACCTCCAACTGCCTGGTGACCCGCTCCCTGGTGGAGATCTCCGCCGGCGACCGCGCCACCATGCGCAAGGACGGGACGCCCACCGCCAGCCGCTGA
- a CDS encoding DNA-processing protein DprA — translation MADTSTDTHLHWDEQRATLALWAIAGLGPRTLDAVRAFAGGALSRLASVPVKDWLSDVPVPAAVRQRLAAVASLDALASRTEEACARAGLQVAFAGTPAYPARLVGLEDAPPLLFYLGLPGPPRRRLAMVGSRHPDQGFLPFARTFARKVAEAGVGVVSGAAEGVDRACHWGALDVGAETWAFLGSALDALDPAQARLLPHFLERGGVYFSELPPGVRASTTTFPRRNRLIAGASDAVLVMRAGAGSGALYTADAAQLQGRPVFALPGDVWQPAAAGCNALLADGRARACTSPEAICAVVGVDPVRAVPAGRDAGWWEALSAEARGAYGLLDRVPRSFDEVLAASPLSPAALMSALVELELSGLVVQHPGKRYEKV, via the coding sequence ATGGCGGACACGAGCACGGACACACACCTACACTGGGACGAGCAGCGCGCCACCCTGGCGCTCTGGGCCATTGCCGGCCTGGGGCCCCGGACGTTGGACGCGGTGCGCGCGTTCGCCGGGGGAGCGCTTTCCCGTCTCGCGTCCGTGCCCGTGAAGGACTGGCTGTCGGACGTGCCGGTGCCCGCGGCCGTCCGCCAGCGCCTGGCCGCCGTCGCATCCCTGGACGCCCTGGCGTCCCGCACGGAGGAGGCCTGTGCCCGAGCGGGCCTCCAGGTGGCCTTCGCGGGCACGCCCGCCTATCCCGCCCGGCTGGTGGGCCTGGAGGACGCGCCCCCGCTGCTGTTCTACCTGGGCCTTCCGGGGCCTCCCCGGCGGCGCCTGGCCATGGTGGGCAGCCGCCATCCGGACCAGGGCTTCCTTCCGTTCGCGCGCACGTTCGCCCGGAAGGTGGCGGAGGCCGGGGTCGGGGTGGTGTCGGGCGCGGCGGAGGGCGTGGACCGGGCGTGCCACTGGGGCGCCCTGGACGTGGGCGCGGAGACGTGGGCCTTCCTGGGCTCCGCGCTGGACGCGTTGGACCCCGCCCAGGCCCGGCTGCTGCCCCACTTCCTGGAGCGGGGAGGGGTGTACTTCAGCGAGCTGCCGCCCGGGGTCCGGGCGAGCACGACCACCTTCCCCCGGCGCAACCGACTCATCGCTGGCGCGTCGGATGCGGTGCTGGTGATGCGGGCGGGAGCGGGCTCCGGAGCCCTGTACACGGCGGACGCGGCCCAGCTGCAGGGCCGGCCGGTGTTCGCGCTGCCGGGGGACGTCTGGCAGCCGGCCGCGGCGGGCTGCAACGCCCTGCTGGCGGACGGGCGGGCCCGCGCATGCACGTCCCCGGAAGCAATCTGTGCGGTGGTGGGCGTTGACCCGGTTCGTGCGGTGCCGGCGGGGCGGGACGCGGGGTGGTGGGAGGCGCTGTCGGCGGAAGCGCGCGGGGCCTATGGGCTGTTGGATCGGGTTCCCCGCTCGTTCGACGAGGTGCTCGCCGCGAGTCCGCTGTCACCCGCGGCGCTCATGAGCGCCCTGGTGGAATTGGAATTGTCGGGGCTGGTGGTCCAGCACCCGGGTAAACGGTACGAGAAGGTCTAA
- a CDS encoding MotA/TolQ/ExbB proton channel family protein produces MIPSVSELLRVVVAEAAPAAAGHASSGGLGDFIVGAFKAGGPFMYVNLFWLAASLTVIGERAVTLLYRYRLNATAFIEQVHKMVRSGNLDRAVKFCGMAPRSPLARVIRAGLINANRGELEVAKAVEEALAEYTPHVSRRVQWLWSLANIATLVGLVGTIVGLIGTFRALGNVPAEQKQALLSNGISEAMYNTGFGLSIAVLCIVSHLFFSNYAKNMVELVELNALKLENLLSRRGSLEVVPADSDVRAAS; encoded by the coding sequence ATGATTCCCTCTGTCAGTGAGTTGCTGCGCGTGGTGGTGGCCGAGGCCGCCCCCGCGGCGGCGGGCCATGCCTCCTCGGGAGGCCTGGGGGACTTCATCGTCGGCGCGTTCAAGGCCGGCGGCCCGTTCATGTACGTGAACCTGTTCTGGCTGGCCGCGTCGCTCACGGTCATTGGCGAGCGCGCGGTGACGCTGCTCTACCGCTACCGCCTCAACGCGACGGCGTTCATCGAGCAGGTCCACAAGATGGTGCGCAGCGGCAACCTGGACCGCGCGGTGAAGTTCTGCGGCATGGCGCCGCGCTCGCCGCTGGCCCGCGTCATCCGCGCGGGGCTCATCAACGCGAACCGCGGTGAGCTGGAGGTCGCCAAGGCGGTGGAGGAGGCGCTGGCGGAGTACACGCCGCACGTCTCTCGCCGGGTGCAGTGGCTGTGGTCGCTCGCGAACATCGCGACGCTGGTGGGCCTGGTCGGCACCATCGTGGGCCTCATCGGCACCTTCCGCGCGCTGGGCAACGTGCCGGCGGAGCAGAAGCAGGCGCTGCTCTCCAACGGCATCTCGGAGGCCATGTACAACACGGGCTTCGGCCTCTCCATCGCGGTGCTCTGCATCGTGTCGCACCTGTTCTTCAGCAACTACGCCAAGAACATGGTGGAGCTGGTGGAGCTCAACGCGCTGAAGCTGGAGAACCTGCTGTCGCGCCGGGGCTCGCTGGAAGTCGTCCCCGCGGACTCGGACGTCCGCGCCGCGTCGTAG
- a CDS encoding SGNH/GDSL hydrolase family protein, whose product MSVNYVSLGDSTAVGVGVSQGGGYPDRLASRLRKDGLPVGHINLGQSGARVRDVVNNALKRVIALQPTLITLGVGTNDIWRGTEMAEFQDDLDRIARRLKQTGASMVVVNIADMALAPVAKMVPSALYEGRIELFNDAIASVARAHGLHLVDLYTASREMIPRRPDFFCSDGFHPSAAGYEEWADLMLPVVRTLVRR is encoded by the coding sequence ATGAGCGTCAACTACGTCTCGTTGGGTGACAGCACGGCGGTGGGGGTGGGGGTGTCGCAGGGCGGGGGCTACCCTGACCGGCTCGCCTCCCGCCTCCGGAAGGACGGCCTCCCCGTGGGCCACATCAACCTGGGTCAGAGCGGCGCGCGCGTGCGCGACGTCGTCAACAACGCCCTCAAGCGCGTCATCGCGCTGCAGCCCACGCTGATCACCCTGGGCGTGGGCACCAACGACATCTGGCGCGGCACCGAGATGGCGGAGTTCCAGGACGACCTGGACCGCATCGCCCGGAGGCTGAAGCAGACCGGCGCGTCCATGGTGGTGGTGAACATCGCGGACATGGCGCTCGCGCCGGTGGCGAAGATGGTGCCCAGCGCGCTGTATGAAGGGCGCATCGAGCTGTTCAACGACGCCATCGCCTCGGTGGCCCGCGCGCACGGGCTGCACCTGGTGGACCTCTACACCGCCAGCCGGGAGATGATCCCCCGGCGTCCGGACTTCTTCTGCTCGGATGGCTTCCACCCGTCCGCGGCGGGCTACGAGGAGTGGGCGGACCTGATGCTCCCCGTGGTCCGGACGCTCGTGCGGCGGTAG